A single genomic interval of Megalobrama amblycephala isolate DHTTF-2021 linkage group LG15, ASM1881202v1, whole genome shotgun sequence harbors:
- the LOC125247708 gene encoding neuronal acetylcholine receptor subunit alpha-7 — translation MGSRERTLSLLTAALLVHVSLQGEHQRRLYKDLMKNYNPLERPVYNDSHSLTVHFSFSLMQIMDVDEKNQVLTTNIWLQLYWSDYYLQWNTSDYPGVNTVRFPDSLIWRPDILLYNSADERFDATFHTNVLVNSSGYCQYLPPGIFKSTCYIDVRWFPFDVQRCDLKFGSWTYGGWSLDLQMLEADITGYIANGEWDLVEVPGRRNEKFYDCCKEPYPDVTFTVVMRRRTLYYGLNLLIPCVLISTLALLVFLLPADSGEKISLGITVLLSLTVFMLLVAEIMPATSDSVPLIAQYFATTMVIVGLSVIATVLVLQYHYHDPDGAKMPRWTRVLLLNWCAWFLRMRRPGEERIRLACHNKHPRHGSVSSVELSVSQGALQPASGNMLYIGFRGMEGVHYASSHDSHSVLCGRLMASTEEDVLLPGAAVPTLGGGAGIRGGVGGGIVGGALELELSKILEEVRYIAKRFRDQDEDENVCNEWKFAAAVIDRLCLMAFSIFTILCTIGILMSAPNFVEAISKDFFT, via the exons tcTCTCTGCAGGGCGAGCATCAGCGCCGGCTGTACAAAGACTTAATGAAAAACTACAACCCTCTGGAACGACCCGTCTATAACGACTCACACTCGCTCACCGTGCACTTCAGCTTCAGTCTGATGCAGATTATGGACGTG gatGAGAAGAACCAGGTTCTGACAACCAACATCTGGCTTCAACTG TACTGGAGCGACTACTATCTGCAGTGGAACACCAGCGATTATCCCGGCGTGAACACGGTCCGATTCCCAGACTCCCTCATCTGGAGGCCGGATATCCTGCTGTATAACAG TGCTGATGAGAGATTTGACGCCACGTTTCACACCAACGTGCTGGTCAACTCTTCTGGATACTGTCAGTACCTGCCGCCAG GTATCTTTAAGAGCACGTGCTACATCGACGTGCGCTGGTTCCCGTTCGACGTTCAGCGCTGCGATCTGAAGTTCGGCTCGTGGACGTATGGAGGATGGTCTCTGGACCTGCAGATGTTGGAGGCGGATATCACCGGATACATCGCTAATGGCGAATGGGACCTGGTTG agGTTCCAGGCAGGAGGAATGAGAAGTTCTACGACTGCTGTAAGGAGCCGTACCCTGACGTCACCTTCACCGTGGTCATGAGGAGGAGGACGCTGTACTACGGGCTCAATCTCCTCATTCCATGCGTCCTCATCTCCACTCTTGCACTGCTGGTGTTTCTGCTGCCCGCTGACTCTGGAGAGAAGATATCGCTGG GAATCACAGTGTTGCTGTCGCTCACCGTCTTCATGCTCCTGGTGGCCGAGATCATGCCTGCCACATCAGATTCAGTGCCTCTGATTG ctcAATATTTTGCGACCACCATGGTGATTGTGGGTCTGTCAGTCATCGCTACAGTCCTGGTGTTGCAGTATCACTATCACGATCCCGACGGAGCGAAGATGCCACGATGG ACCCGAGTTCTCCTCCTGAACTGGTGTGCCTGGTTCCTCCGCATGCGGCGGCCTGGCGAGGAACGGATCCGTCTGGCCTGCCACAACAAACATCCTCGACATGGCAGTGTGTCCAGCGTGGAGCTGTCGGTCAGCCAGGGGGCGCTGCAGCCCGCCAGCGGAAACATGCTGTACATCGGCTTCAGAGGTATGGAGGGCGTCCACTACGCTTCCTCTCACGACTCTCACAGTGTGCTCTGCGGGCGTCTCATGGCGTCCACTGAGGAGGACGTGCTGTTGCCGGGGGCGGCGGTGCCGACGCTAGGGGGCGGGGCTGGAATCAGGGGAGGGGTCGGTGGAGGCATCGTAGGTGGGGCTTTGGAACTGGAACTGTCCAAAATTCTGGAGGAAGTGAGGTATATCGCCAAGCGATTCCGCGACCAGGACGAGGACGAGAACGTGTGTAACGAATGGAAGTTTGCGGCGGCGGTGATCGATCGTTTGTGCCTCATGGCGTTCTCCATTTTTACAATCCTCTGCACGATTGGGATCCTGATGTCGGCGCCCAACTTTGTGGAAGCCATCTCGAAAGATTTCTTCACCTGA